From a region of the Phragmites australis chromosome 21, lpPhrAust1.1, whole genome shotgun sequence genome:
- the LOC133903299 gene encoding protein RRP6-like 2 has translation MEADEASQPPPWAQNKSAAAIEVSSGPLAAAAARLSARSRALPSSRDFHFYNNFPAFKSPVGAAAAKADASLGVLGAAPLLPRQQPPFPGAGDLDNAHDWLVALNDDLLERFGASMDEFRSLREKEEVAGRRAAPEETVGAGDGFQVVYGKKKKKVGGREEGVGKVEAFGVSGSVKMATKDKATVPAKVPFHIPTIPRPQDAYRIVVDNTNKPFEHVLLELSEDGTRPVHPLEKLPMEQLIDRNVPHSEPVKPPALDDTPFTFVEDLKTLDVLATKLKNATEFSVDLEHNHYRSFQGLTCLMQISTRTEDFIVDTLKLHKYLGDYLREPFRDPTKRKVLHGAGRDILWLQRDFGIYICNLFDTGQASRILQMDRNSLEHLLHHFCGVTANKEYQAADWRLRPLPDEMIKYAREDTHYLLYIYDLIRLRLVKESSGENDLLLEVYKRSNEICLQLYEKDLLTDSSYLYIHGLKENELNARQLAVLSSLYQWRDSIARAEDESTGYILPNKILLEIAKQMPVTAGKLKRIVKSRNPFLERHLGHVITTIRSAMENSDAFESIAEQLKKGKLDDLVVVNTMKSSEDTEMITAVDADNNEDPSDESAVVSTGITNASAAAHCMGTVTSEASLGDTQLENITHETKNSGTLSGLTASVDKEIFSNGGQQQVAKATVQVSKRPTAFGALLGKPASGRRPNLFPGFSTEQGKSKVDKIMSSVVLPFHHFSGGAKPPSAGLPLKESVHSEPESIQHSDPACQLEEVIQLDTETDDPQLQENHNKDGHCEPEDTEMSEPPSDVPSGIQHQFRSLNEERNLKQNHKTPQEPEFNEQLKAFDYAEARKSISFGEPKAERRKDGAVARAINMDSGDKRRASNKPGVIENEGNFQNPRRRQAFPPSGNRSSTYH, from the exons ATGGAAGCGGACGAGGCTTCGCAGCCGCCTCCGTGGGCGCAGAATAAGTCGGCCGCGGCCATCGAGGTCTCGTCGGGTCCgcttgccgccgccgcggcccgcCTCTCCGCCCGCTCCCGCGCGCTCCCGTCGTCCCGCGACTtccacttctacaacaacttccCCGCCTTCAAATCCCCCgtcggcgccgccgcggccaaGGCCGACGCCTCCCTCGGCGTGCTAGGCGCCGCGCCGCTACTCCcgaggcagcagccgccgttcCCCGGGGCCGGCGACCTTGACAACGCGCACGACTGGCTTGTCGCTCTCAACGACGACCTGCTTGAGCGGTTCGGCGCCTCCATGGACGAGTTCAGGTCgctgagggagaaggaggaggtggcTGGGCGGAGGGCCGCCCCGGAGGAGACGGTGGGGGCGGGGGACGGGTTCCAGGTGGTGTacgggaagaagaagaagaaggtgggtGGTCGGGAGGAAGGCGTTGGAAAGGTCGAGGCCTTTGGGGTTTCTGGCTCGGTGAAGATGGCCACAAAGGACAAGGCGACCGTGCCGGCGAAGGTGCCCTTCCACATCCCCACCATTCCGCGGCCCCAGGACGCGTACCGCATTGTGGTGGACAACACGAACAAGCCGTTCGAGCATGTCTTGCTTGAGCTGAGCGAGGACGGCACCCGTCCCGTGCACCCATTG GAGAAACTCCCTATGGAACAACTAATTGACAGAAATGTTCCTCATAGTGAGCCAGTAAAGCCACCTGCTTTAGATGATACCCCTTTTACATTTGTTGAAGACCTGAAAACCTTGGATGTGCTAGCCACGAAGCTAAAGAATGCAACCGAGTTTTCT GTCGATTTGGAACACAACCATTATAGGTCATTTCAGGGTCTGACATGCTTGATGCAGATTTCAACAAGAACAGAGGACTTTATTGTAGATACTCTTAAGCTTCACAAATATCTCGGTGATTACTTAAGAGAACCTTTCAGAGATCCAACCAAGAGAAAG GTACTGCATGGCGCAGGTCGTGACATATTATGGCTTCAACGTGACTTCGGTATATACATATGCAACCTTTTCGACACAGGCCAG GCTTCAAGAATCTTACAGATGGACCGCAACAGCTTGGAGCATCTTTTGCACCATTTCTGTGGAGTGACAGCAAATAAAGA ATATCAGGCAGCAGATTGGAGGTTGAGGCCACTTCCTGATGAAATGATTAA GTATGCtagagaagatacacactaTCTGCTGTATATATATGACCTGATTAGATTAAGACTGGTGAAGGAGTCGTCAGGTGAAAACGATCTTCTTTTAGAG GTTTACAAACGCAGCAATGAAATCTGTTTGCAACTATATGAGAAGGATCTGCTGACTGATTCATCATATCTTTACATACACGG GTTGAAAGAAAATGAATTGAATGCAAGACAGCTGGCAGTTCTTTCT AGTCTATATCAATGGAGAGATAGCATTGCTCGTGCTGAGGATGAGAGCACTGGCTATATATTACCCAATAAGATTCTACTTGAGATAG CAAAGCAGATGCCTGTGACAGCTGGAAAGTTAAAAAGAATTGTGAAATCGAGAAATCCATTTCTTGAGCGCCATCTCGGCCATGTCATTACTACCATAAGGAGTGCCATGGAAAATTCTGATGCTTTTGAAAGTATAGCTGAGCAACTAAAGAAGGGAAAGCTTGATGAT TTAGTGGTGGTAAATACAATGAAGAGCAGTGAAGACACTGAGATGATTACAGCTGTCGATGCTGATAACAATGAAGATCCGAGTGATGAATCTGCTGTAGTTTCCACAGGGATCACAAATGCTAGTGCTGCTGCTCACTGTATGGGTACTGTTACAAGCGAAGCTTCTTTAGGTGATACCCAGCTAGAGAACATCACGCATGAAACTAAAAACTCAGGGACCTTATCAGGGTTGACTGCATCGGTGGATAAGGAAATATTTAGCAATGGTGGCCAGCAACAA GTAGCAAAGGCCACTGTTCAAGTATCGAAGAGGCCTACAGCTTTTGGAGCTCTGTTGGGAAAACCAGCTTCTGGAAGAAGGCCAAATCTTTTTCCAGGGTTTTCAACTGAGCAG GGTAAGAGTAAGGTAGACAAGATAATGTCTTCCGTGGTACTTCCTTTTCATCATTTCTCTGGTGGTGCAAAACCTCCATCAGCCGGCCTTCCATTGAAAGAATCGGTGCATTCTGAACCAGAAAGCATCCAACACAGTGATCCAGCTTGTCAGTTGGAAGAAGTGATTCAGTTGGACACTGAAACAGATGATCCCCAGCTtcaagaaaatcacaacaaagATGGGCATTGTGAGCCTGAAGACACGGAGATGTCCGAGCCCCCTTCAGATGTTCCCTCTGGTATTCAGCATCAATTTCGGTCACTCAACGAAGAAAGAAACCTAAAGCAGAACCACAAGACACCTCAAGAACCTGAATTTAATGAGCAGTTGAAGGCTTTTGATTACGCTGAAGCTAGAAAGAGTATTTCATTTGGCGAGCCTAAAGCTGAGAGGAGAAAAGATGGTGCAGTTGCCAGGGCAATAAACATGGATTCTGGGGACAAACGGAGAGCATCAAACAAACCCGGCGTCATAGAGAATGAGGGAAATTTCCAGAATCCACGAAGGCGGCAAGCTTTCCCACCTTCTGGCAATAGAAGTTCGACATACCACTAG
- the LOC133903029 gene encoding cationic amino acid transporter 3, mitochondrial-like isoform X1: MGGPSWPNLRRLVRRKPAAASSAGRTEAADGGGGQRLAKALSVPHLTAIGVGSTIGAGIYVLVGTVAREHTGPGLTVSFLIAGIAAALSALCYAELSCRFPSAGSAYHYSYICIGESVAWLIGWALILEYTIGGSSVARGISPNLALFFGGQDKLPFFLAQVHVKWLDTPVDPCAAILVLIVTALLCLGIKESSFVEGIITIANVTVMLFVICAGGWLGLRNGWAGYKAPEGYFPNGVGGVLSGSATLFFAYIGFDAVASTAEEVKNPQRDLPLGMGLTLSLCCFLYMMVSAVVVGLVPYRAMDPETPISSAFAQYGMQWAAYVVSSGAVLALIASLIGGILPQPRIIMAMARDGLLPSLFSAVNQQTQVPILSTILTGTCAAILAFFMDVSQLAGMVSVGTLLAFTAVAISVLVVRYAPPSEMPMGVALAGTPESLTSYSGHSEQDEENSEDPFGNVQEAPTVCEVANKLRRQKATRSIVLIFIGIIIFVSSVSFSFFPFYMQSTACAIGGLLLLSCSIVLSCIGQDKSSSRQTGGFMCPLVPILPICCIVINVYLLMNIGSYTWIRVSAWLVAGVLIYFLYGRKHSSLAGMAYQRISPL, translated from the exons ATGGGAGGCCCCTCGTGGCCGAATTTGCGGCGCCTGGTGCGGCggaagccggcggcggcgagctccgcTGGCCGGACCGAAGCAGCGGATGGGGGCGGCGGCCAGCGCCTCGCGAAGGCGCTGTCCGTTCCCCACCTCACCGCGATCG GTGTCGGCTCGACGATCGGCGCTGGCATCTATGTCCTGGTAGGAACCGTGGCTCGTGAGCACACAGGGCCAGGCCTGACCGTCTCCTTTCTGATAGCCGGCATCGCTGCTGCCCTTTCAGCGTTGTGCTATGCCGAGCTCTCCTGCCGTTTCCCTTCAGCAGGGAGTGCCTACCACTACTCCTACATCTGCATTGGAGAGAG TGTTGCTTGGCTGATTGGGTGGGCCTTGATTCTTGAGTACACGATCGGGGGATCATCAGTGGCTCGTGGCATATCGCCAAACTTG GCTCTATTTTTTGGTGGCCAAGACAAATTGCCCTTCTTTCTAGCACAAGTGCATGTTAAATGGCTTGACACCCCAGTTGATCCTTGTGCTGCTATTCTTGTCTTGATAGTTACTGCATTGCTCTGTCTCGGAATTAAGGAG AGCTCATTTGTGGAAggcatcatcaccattgcaaaTGTCACAGTCATGCTCTTTGTCATTTGTGCTGGTGGATGGTTAGGATTGAGGAATGGCTGGGCCGGTTATAAAGCACCAGAAGG TTACTTCCCTAACGGTGTCGGCGGAGTTCTCTCCGGATCAGCAACCCTCTTCTTCGCCTACATTGGCTTCGACGCAGTTGCTAGCACAGCAGAGGAG GTGAAGAATCCTCAGCGCGATCTTCCATTGGGGATGGGCCTGACATTGTCCTTGTGCTGCTTCCTCTACATGATGGTTTCTGCTGTTGTTGTCGGTTTGGTGCCATATCGCGCGATGGATCCTGAAACCCCTATTTCGTCTGCATTTGCGCAGTACGGGATGCAGTGGGCAGC GTATGTCGTTTCCAGTGGGGCTGTTCTTGCTCTCATCGCATCCTTGATAGGTGGTATTCTCCCGCAG CCAAGAATTATAATGGCTATGGCAAGAGATGGATTGCTTCCATCACTGTTCTCAGCTGTTAATCAACAAACTCAAGTACCAATCCTGAGCACAATCTTGACTGGGACATGTGCTGCTATCCTGGCTTTTTTTATGGATGTCTCCCAATTGGCAGGGATG GTAAGCGTGGGAACCCTACTGGCATTTACCGCAGTTGCCATTTCTGTTTTAGTAGTAAGATATGCTCCTCCAAGTGAGATGCCAATGGGAGTGGCTCTTGCAGGAACACCTGAATCACTAACTTCGTACTCTGGGCACTCAGAGCAGGATGAGGAAAACTCGGAGGATCCTTTTGGCAATG TTCAAGAAGCACCTACTGTCTGTGAGGTAGCCAACAAGTTAAGGCGACAGAAAGCCACAAGAAGCATAGTATTGATATTTATCGGGATCATCATCTTCGTTTCTTCggtttctttctcttttttcccatT TTATATGCAATCCACGGCGTGTGCCATAGGCGGCTTGCTATTGTTGAGTTGTTCCATTGTTCTTTCATGCATTGGACAAGACAAGAGCTCTTCTAGACAAACTGGAG GTTTCATGTGCCCATTGGTTCCAATACTTCCAATCTGTTGCATCGTCATCAATGTATACCTGCTTATGAATATCGG GAGTTATACGTGGATTCGTGTTTCTGCATGGCTGGTGGCTGGTGTGCTCATATATTTCTTGTATGGCCGGAAGCATAGTTCACTGGCTGGCATGGCCTATCAGCGCATATCGCCATTGTAA
- the LOC133903029 gene encoding cationic amino acid transporter 2, vacuolar-like isoform X3, whose protein sequence is MGGPSWPNLRRLVRRKPAAASSAGRTEAADGGGGQRLAKALSVPHLTAIGVGSTIGAGIYVLVGTVAREHTGPGLTVSFLIAGIAAALSALCYAELSCRFPSAGSAYHYSYICIGESVAWLIGWALILEYTIGGSSVARGISPNLALFFGGQDKLPFFLAQVHVKWLDTPVDPCAAILVLIVTALLCLGIKESSFVEGIITIANVTVMLFVICAGGWLGLRNGWAGYKAPEGYFPNGVGGVLSGSATLFFAYIGFDAVASTAEEVKNPQRDLPLGMGLTLSLCCFLYMMVSAVVVGLVPYRAMDPETPISSAFAQYGMQWAAYVVSSGAVLALIASLIGGILPQPRIIMAMARDGLLPSLFSAVNQQTQVPILSTILTGTCAAILAFFMDVSQLAGMVSVGTLLAFTAVAISVLVVRYAPPSEMPMGVALAGTPESLTSYSGHSEQDEENSEDPFGNACIRYVNQVSADKLLFFILHMKCW, encoded by the exons ATGGGAGGCCCCTCGTGGCCGAATTTGCGGCGCCTGGTGCGGCggaagccggcggcggcgagctccgcTGGCCGGACCGAAGCAGCGGATGGGGGCGGCGGCCAGCGCCTCGCGAAGGCGCTGTCCGTTCCCCACCTCACCGCGATCG GTGTCGGCTCGACGATCGGCGCTGGCATCTATGTCCTGGTAGGAACCGTGGCTCGTGAGCACACAGGGCCAGGCCTGACCGTCTCCTTTCTGATAGCCGGCATCGCTGCTGCCCTTTCAGCGTTGTGCTATGCCGAGCTCTCCTGCCGTTTCCCTTCAGCAGGGAGTGCCTACCACTACTCCTACATCTGCATTGGAGAGAG TGTTGCTTGGCTGATTGGGTGGGCCTTGATTCTTGAGTACACGATCGGGGGATCATCAGTGGCTCGTGGCATATCGCCAAACTTG GCTCTATTTTTTGGTGGCCAAGACAAATTGCCCTTCTTTCTAGCACAAGTGCATGTTAAATGGCTTGACACCCCAGTTGATCCTTGTGCTGCTATTCTTGTCTTGATAGTTACTGCATTGCTCTGTCTCGGAATTAAGGAG AGCTCATTTGTGGAAggcatcatcaccattgcaaaTGTCACAGTCATGCTCTTTGTCATTTGTGCTGGTGGATGGTTAGGATTGAGGAATGGCTGGGCCGGTTATAAAGCACCAGAAGG TTACTTCCCTAACGGTGTCGGCGGAGTTCTCTCCGGATCAGCAACCCTCTTCTTCGCCTACATTGGCTTCGACGCAGTTGCTAGCACAGCAGAGGAG GTGAAGAATCCTCAGCGCGATCTTCCATTGGGGATGGGCCTGACATTGTCCTTGTGCTGCTTCCTCTACATGATGGTTTCTGCTGTTGTTGTCGGTTTGGTGCCATATCGCGCGATGGATCCTGAAACCCCTATTTCGTCTGCATTTGCGCAGTACGGGATGCAGTGGGCAGC GTATGTCGTTTCCAGTGGGGCTGTTCTTGCTCTCATCGCATCCTTGATAGGTGGTATTCTCCCGCAG CCAAGAATTATAATGGCTATGGCAAGAGATGGATTGCTTCCATCACTGTTCTCAGCTGTTAATCAACAAACTCAAGTACCAATCCTGAGCACAATCTTGACTGGGACATGTGCTGCTATCCTGGCTTTTTTTATGGATGTCTCCCAATTGGCAGGGATG GTAAGCGTGGGAACCCTACTGGCATTTACCGCAGTTGCCATTTCTGTTTTAGTAGTAAGATATGCTCCTCCAAGTGAGATGCCAATGGGAGTGGCTCTTGCAGGAACACCTGAATCACTAACTTCGTACTCTGGGCACTCAGAGCAGGATGAGGAAAACTCGGAGGATCCTTTTGGCAATG CTTGCATTCGCTATGTAAATCAGGTGTCGGCTGACaagttattattttttattttgcatatgAAATGCTGGTAA
- the LOC133903029 gene encoding cationic amino acid transporter 3, mitochondrial-like isoform X2, whose product MGAAASASRRRCPFPTSPRSSLGVGSTIGAGIYVLVGTVAREHTGPGLTVSFLIAGIAAALSALCYAELSCRFPSAGSAYHYSYICIGESVAWLIGWALILEYTIGGSSVARGISPNLALFFGGQDKLPFFLAQVHVKWLDTPVDPCAAILVLIVTALLCLGIKESSFVEGIITIANVTVMLFVICAGGWLGLRNGWAGYKAPEGYFPNGVGGVLSGSATLFFAYIGFDAVASTAEEVKNPQRDLPLGMGLTLSLCCFLYMMVSAVVVGLVPYRAMDPETPISSAFAQYGMQWAAYVVSSGAVLALIASLIGGILPQPRIIMAMARDGLLPSLFSAVNQQTQVPILSTILTGTCAAILAFFMDVSQLAGMVSVGTLLAFTAVAISVLVVRYAPPSEMPMGVALAGTPESLTSYSGHSEQDEENSEDPFGNVQEAPTVCEVANKLRRQKATRSIVLIFIGIIIFVSSVSFSFFPFYMQSTACAIGGLLLLSCSIVLSCIGQDKSSSRQTGGFMCPLVPILPICCIVINVYLLMNIGSYTWIRVSAWLVAGVLIYFLYGRKHSSLAGMAYQRISPL is encoded by the exons ATGGGGGCGGCGGCCAGCGCCTCGCGAAGGCGCTGTCCGTTCCCCACCTCACCGCGATCG TCATTAGGTGTCGGCTCGACGATCGGCGCTGGCATCTATGTCCTGGTAGGAACCGTGGCTCGTGAGCACACAGGGCCAGGCCTGACCGTCTCCTTTCTGATAGCCGGCATCGCTGCTGCCCTTTCAGCGTTGTGCTATGCCGAGCTCTCCTGCCGTTTCCCTTCAGCAGGGAGTGCCTACCACTACTCCTACATCTGCATTGGAGAGAG TGTTGCTTGGCTGATTGGGTGGGCCTTGATTCTTGAGTACACGATCGGGGGATCATCAGTGGCTCGTGGCATATCGCCAAACTTG GCTCTATTTTTTGGTGGCCAAGACAAATTGCCCTTCTTTCTAGCACAAGTGCATGTTAAATGGCTTGACACCCCAGTTGATCCTTGTGCTGCTATTCTTGTCTTGATAGTTACTGCATTGCTCTGTCTCGGAATTAAGGAG AGCTCATTTGTGGAAggcatcatcaccattgcaaaTGTCACAGTCATGCTCTTTGTCATTTGTGCTGGTGGATGGTTAGGATTGAGGAATGGCTGGGCCGGTTATAAAGCACCAGAAGG TTACTTCCCTAACGGTGTCGGCGGAGTTCTCTCCGGATCAGCAACCCTCTTCTTCGCCTACATTGGCTTCGACGCAGTTGCTAGCACAGCAGAGGAG GTGAAGAATCCTCAGCGCGATCTTCCATTGGGGATGGGCCTGACATTGTCCTTGTGCTGCTTCCTCTACATGATGGTTTCTGCTGTTGTTGTCGGTTTGGTGCCATATCGCGCGATGGATCCTGAAACCCCTATTTCGTCTGCATTTGCGCAGTACGGGATGCAGTGGGCAGC GTATGTCGTTTCCAGTGGGGCTGTTCTTGCTCTCATCGCATCCTTGATAGGTGGTATTCTCCCGCAG CCAAGAATTATAATGGCTATGGCAAGAGATGGATTGCTTCCATCACTGTTCTCAGCTGTTAATCAACAAACTCAAGTACCAATCCTGAGCACAATCTTGACTGGGACATGTGCTGCTATCCTGGCTTTTTTTATGGATGTCTCCCAATTGGCAGGGATG GTAAGCGTGGGAACCCTACTGGCATTTACCGCAGTTGCCATTTCTGTTTTAGTAGTAAGATATGCTCCTCCAAGTGAGATGCCAATGGGAGTGGCTCTTGCAGGAACACCTGAATCACTAACTTCGTACTCTGGGCACTCAGAGCAGGATGAGGAAAACTCGGAGGATCCTTTTGGCAATG TTCAAGAAGCACCTACTGTCTGTGAGGTAGCCAACAAGTTAAGGCGACAGAAAGCCACAAGAAGCATAGTATTGATATTTATCGGGATCATCATCTTCGTTTCTTCggtttctttctcttttttcccatT TTATATGCAATCCACGGCGTGTGCCATAGGCGGCTTGCTATTGTTGAGTTGTTCCATTGTTCTTTCATGCATTGGACAAGACAAGAGCTCTTCTAGACAAACTGGAG GTTTCATGTGCCCATTGGTTCCAATACTTCCAATCTGTTGCATCGTCATCAATGTATACCTGCTTATGAATATCGG GAGTTATACGTGGATTCGTGTTTCTGCATGGCTGGTGGCTGGTGTGCTCATATATTTCTTGTATGGCCGGAAGCATAGTTCACTGGCTGGCATGGCCTATCAGCGCATATCGCCATTGTAA
- the LOC133903885 gene encoding uncharacterized protein LOC133903885, which translates to MKVLVAVDDSDGNRHALAWVLDHLFPAADQQPRAALVHVHAQEPLRHIMYPAGPGPAVYGAPSMMESVRAAQAETARSLLDRAKRICHRRRRVSRPCWSCVTCVARAGRRRRGCICTCR; encoded by the exons ATGAAGGTGCTTGTCGCGGTGGACGACAGCGACGGCAACCGCCACGCGCTGGCCTGGGTGCTCGACCACCTCTTCCCGGCCGCCGATCAGCAGCCTCGGGCCGCGCTGGTGCACGTCCACGCCCAGGAGCCGCTCCGCCACATCATGTACCCGGCCGGCCCAG GACCAGCGGTGTACGGCGCGCCGTCGATGATGGAGTCGGTGCGGGCGGCGCAGGCGGAGACCGCGCGCAGCCTGCTCGACAGGGCCAAGCGGATTTGCCACCGACGACGACGGGTAAGTCGCCCGTGCTGGTCATGCGTGACGTGCGTTGCACGCGCGGGGCGGCGGAGGCGTGGTTGCATCTGCACGTGCAGGTGA